Below is a genomic region from Kribbella qitaiheensis.
TCCGCATAGGCATCGGCCGGAAGTCCAGGCGGCAGACTTCCCGAACACGCCAGTACGCCGAGCCTGCCCCACGGCATCCGGTCATGGAAGGCGCGCCACTCGTCATCCGAGATGGACGGCCCCTGCTCGTTGAAGATCGTCGCGTCACCGTCGACACCGTTGACGATGGCAACAGTCCGGCGGGTCTCGCCTCTGATCGGTGTCAGCAGGGCGGTCAGTCCGGCATCGAAAAGCTCTTCGGCGACGAGCTCGCCGGTCACTCCACCGACGAACCCAAGTGCGAGGACCTGATGGCCCAGCGTCGCCGCGACCCTTGCCACGTTGACACCCTTGCCACCTGCGCGCTGCCGCGGATCGGTGACCCGGTGGCTGCCGCCGACAACAAGCTCGTCGACGCTGTAGGTGACGTCGAGCGCCAGGTTGAGAGTGACGGTGCCGATCAATCCAGCCACGCGCCGGCCCGCATCACCTTACGGACGGCGTACTCCTCGTCCAGGAGAACAAGATCGGCCCGTTTGCCGGTCTCGATACCACCCACGTTGTACCAACCGAACGCCTCGGCCGGCGTGGTCGACGCCATCCGCGACGCGTCGACCAGGGACGTCCCGGCCTTGACCGCGTTGGCGAACGCGACATCCATCGTCAAGGTGCTGCCGGCGATCGAATGGGTGCCGTGGGCAAGTGTCGCCAGCCCGTCCTTCACATCGACCTCGAGACTGCCGAGCAGGTAGCGCCCGTTCGGCATTCCGGTCGCGATCATCGCGTCGGTGATCAGCGCGATCCGGTTCACACCGGCCGCGGCCAGGGCGACCCGAACCACCTGCGGATCCAGGTGCATTCCGTCGTTGATCACCTCGAGCAGCAGCCGCGGATCGTTCAGCGCGGCGCCGACCGGACCCGGGTCGCGGTGATGGAACGGCCGCATCCCGTTGAAGAGATGGGTCGCCACCGTCGCGCCGGCATCCGCCCCGGCGATCATCTGTTCGTACGTCGCGTCCGTGTGCCCGAGCGCCGCGACCACGCCGGCGTCGACGACCTGACGGATCGCGTCCAGCCCGCTCGGCAGCTCCGGCGCGATCGTCACCATCTTCACCGCGTCGCCGAGCACCTTCGCGACATCACCCTCGACCGGGTCGCGCAGCAGCGTCGGCTCGTGCGCGCCACAACTGGCCTCCGACAGGAACGGGCCTTCGAGGTGTACGCCGGCGATCACGCCGTCGGTGACCAGATCGGCCAGGCAGGCGGTCTGACTGACGAGCTCGTCGAGCGGTCCGGTGACCAGGCTCGCCATCGTCGTGGTGGTGCCGTGCCTGGCATGGAAGGCCGCGACCTTGCGGGCCTCCTCGGGGTCGGTCGTCGAGTACGTCGAACCGCCACCGCCGTGCGTGTGAATGTCGACGAAGCCGGGGACCACCGTGACGTCGCCGAGGTCCTCGGGGCGCTGCCCGTCGGCCGGCATCCCGTCGGACCGGCGGCCGAAGGCGAAGATGTCGCTGTCGACCACCTGGATCCAGGCGTTCTCGAGTACGTCGTCGGGCGTGACCAGGCGGCCCACGCGATACGTCGTCATACCGGCTGTTCTCCACTCTCTTCGGCGGTGACGCTGTCCCAGGCCATCAAAGCGGCACCTAGACAACCGGCCTCTTCGCCGAGGACGGCGGCGACGATCTCCGGGTTGCGCTGGAACGTCAGCCGCGCGGTGACACCCTCGCGCAGCGGCGCCAGCAGGGTTTCACCGGCTCCGACCAGCCCGCCGCCGATGGCGATCCGGGTCGGCGCGACCAGGGTCGTGTAGAGGACCAGGGCGTCGATCAGAGCGGCCATCGCTTCCTTCCAGACGGCCTCGGCGTCGGGATCGCCTTCCGCGAGGAGCTCGAGAACCTCACGGGAGCCGTCGACGACCCGGCCCGTGCGTACGCCGTACCGTCTTGCCAAGGCGGCGGCAGAGGCGACCGTCTCGAGGCAGCCCCATTGGCCGCAGGCGCAGAGCTCGGCGGCTTCGCCGTTCACGAACCGGGTGTGGCCGAGCTCCCCGGCGTATCCGTCACCGCTGACCAGCGAACCGTCGACGACCATGGCCGCCGCGATCCCGGTACCGAGCGGGAGGAAGAGCGAGTTCGTCGTACCGGTCAGGGCGCCTTGGCGGAGCTCGGCGTAGCCGCCCGCGCGGACGTCGTGCGCCAGGATCACGTGCTGGTCGTGGCCGATCGCAGCCTTCAGCTCCGCGAGCACCGGCGTACCGGCCCAGGCGAGGTTCTCGGCTCCGACGGTGCCCGTCGCGGCGTCGATGATGCCGGGCACCACGACCCCGACGGCCCGGACCCGGTGGCCGTCGGCGGCCGCCTTCTGGCCCAGTTCGACGACGGTTTCGAGCAGGGCTTCGAGCACGGCGCGGCCCCCGGCCTCCCGGGGTGTCGGCCTGGTCTCGCGGTGCAGCACGGCACCGTCGGCGGCGACCAGGCCGCACTTCATCCGGGTTCCACCGAGATCGACGGCAACCACGACTTCACAGGGGTCCACGGAGTGCCATTATGCAGCGTTATCGCACGGTTCGAACATCCGCGAGCATTTTCTGGACACCCTCGACGGGACCAATCAGCCCAGACCCCGCTTCACACAGCTGTTCAAGCGCGGAGGCCCCGGTCGAAGGCGGCGACCAGGAACGCGATCAGGTTCTCGGCCAGCTTGCCCGGATCGTCGACCGGATCGACCGCGTCCCCCGGCGGCTTGGCGAGCGCCTGCGATTGGTGCAGGGCGAGCAGCCCGAGCATGTTCACGTAGCCGAACGCGACCGACTCCGGCGCGGACCTCGGCAACGCGGCCTGCAATGCCGCCAGATACCTCGCCTCGACCGGATCCGACTCGGCGGCGTACAGTTCGCGGATCCGCTGACTCGGGTCGAACGCGATCCGGCCGATGAACCTGGCGACCACCGGCCCGCGCTCACCGCGGCGTAGTACGAGATCAAGTCCTGGCTCGACGAACGCGCGGATCAACTGCTCGGCCGTCGGCCGGCCTTTCGCCTCCAACTGGTCCAGCCGGCGCCGGCGCTCGGTGTTCACCGGCGCCATCGCCCGAGCGACCGCGGCCCGGAGCAACGCTTCCTTCGAACCGAAGTGATAGTTCACAGCGGCGATATTGGCTGCTGCCGCGACCGTGATGGCTCGCAGCGAGGTACCTTCGTAACCCCCCTCGCCGAACCTCTGCTCGGCGATGTTGAGCAATCTTTCCCGGGTTGATTCCACGGGTGTTTCCACAGAGTTCTCCTTCCCCCCGGCCACTGCTCGCTCAGGCACCCCACCTGCTCACGCGCCGTAGCCTGCAGTCAGCATAGTTCAAACGGACGTTTGAATGAGAGTGGTCGGAGCAGTAAATCTGCAAAGTTCTTCAGAAAACGCAGGATTCCTCGCAAATTCCCCTGCAATCGATGCCACACCTAACCCCTCCAACCCCTCCAACCAGCCGAAGCCAGACCACCCAGCTCGGCCTCACCACCCACCCTTACCCCACCCAATCCCCCGCAAGCCCGCCCATATCCACCCCAGTTGCCGCTCCCCTCGGCTCATCGCCCTGTGCCTCCGCCCACCTCGCCTTCGTTCCCTCACCTTCACCACAGAGCGACCGATCCGACCCGCAGCCCCGCCCCCTCGCCTTGCGGGGTTAGGGTCTTTGGCCATGACCAGTGAGGTGGTGCGGATCGCTCCGCGGTTCCGGGGCCCCGCCCAATCGGGCAATGGCGGTTACGTCGCCGGAAGAGTCGGTACTGCGCTCGCCGGGGTCGCCGTCGACGGCACGGTCCCGCGAGTACGCCTGATGGTTCCGCCACCGATGCAACTCGACCTCGACCTGACCGTCGACACCAACGCCGCCCGCCTGACCACCGGCGAGACTCTGGTCGCCGAGGCAGTCCCCGTCGACGCGGAGACCCTGGCGGACGCGGCGATCGACCCAGTCACCCCCGACGAGGCGCGCGCGGCAGAAGCGTCGTACAGGGGTCTTTCCAACCACCCATTCCCAGGTTGCTTCGTCTGCGGCCCCGAGAACACAGAAGGCCTCCACCTGCGCCCAGGCCCGCTCGGCGACGGCCGTACCGCCTGCACCTGGCGCCCAGCCGCCGACCTGACCGGCCCGGACGGCCTGGTCGATCCCGTCTATCTCTGGTCAGCCCTCGACTGCCCCGGCGGTTGGACGATCGACCTCGATGGCCGCCCGTCGGTCCTCGGCCAGATGACCGCCCGCGTCGACGCCCGCCCATCCGCCGGCGAAACCTGCGTCATCATGGGCCGCATCCTCGCCGAGGACGGCCGCAAAACCCACACCGCCACCACCCTCTACGACGCCGACGGCCGAATCCTCGCCCGCGCCCGCCACACCTGGATCCTGGTAAACCCGGCCCTCTTCAACTGACCGACCTAGTTCTTCGGCTTGAGGTTGCTGCCGGGGCGGAGCGCCGCTGTCGTCGAGATCGGCCAGGACCGCAGGCAGGCCGACGCTCAGCATCTCCGCCGGACCCCGCCCAGTAGCTGTGCCATGAAGAACCCGCCGATCCCGGTGAATCCCGTGTGCTCCTAGGTGAAACGCGTGCCCCCAGCCTGCGGCTCAAGTCGATAGACGACCTCCGTCACGTCGCCGCCACCGCGCCGCCACCCTCCTCACCACGGGCCTAACCCCCTTCAACCCCTAACCGCCGACGCCCGCCACGTCGCAGTACCGGATCGACGTTGAGTTCCTGCGAGTTGGCAACTACCTAGGAACTATGGTCGAACCGCAGGAAGTCACCTTCTCCGACCTGCTTCAGCACCCCAACCGCACGGTTGCCCAGCTGAAGACAAGCCGGAGCCGCACGCTGCTGGTGCACCGTCGGGGCGCCGAGGACGATCTGATCCTGACCACCGCCACCCGGGCAGCCAGGACGGCGAGCTGGTCGACGTCGCCATCCGACTGCTGCGAGCGGTGATGAGCAACCTCGCAGCCAACGAGCCGCGACGGAGGAGCTGCGTGGGTGCTTTCCCCGTCGTACGTGGGTGTTTTCCCCTTGGTACGTGGGTGTTAGCGGGTTCTGGCTGCGTGGGCTCGGACTTTGGCTCTGTTGCCGCAGGTGGACATGGAGCACCAGCGGCGGCGGCCTCTTGGGTCCAGGAAGAGCCAGCCGCAGGCGTCGCCGGGGCAG
It encodes:
- the nagA gene encoding N-acetylglucosamine-6-phosphate deacetylase, which translates into the protein MTTYRVGRLVTPDDVLENAWIQVVDSDIFAFGRRSDGMPADGQRPEDLGDVTVVPGFVDIHTHGGGGSTYSTTDPEEARKVAAFHARHGTTTTMASLVTGPLDELVSQTACLADLVTDGVIAGVHLEGPFLSEASCGAHEPTLLRDPVEGDVAKVLGDAVKMVTIAPELPSGLDAIRQVVDAGVVAALGHTDATYEQMIAGADAGATVATHLFNGMRPFHHRDPGPVGAALNDPRLLLEVINDGMHLDPQVVRVALAAAGVNRIALITDAMIATGMPNGRYLLGSLEVDVKDGLATLAHGTHSIAGSTLTMDVAFANAVKAGTSLVDASRMASTTPAEAFGWYNVGGIETGKRADLVLLDEEYAVRKVMRAGAWLD
- a CDS encoding ROK family protein — encoded protein: MDPCEVVVAVDLGGTRMKCGLVAADGAVLHRETRPTPREAGGRAVLEALLETVVELGQKAAADGHRVRAVGVVVPGIIDAATGTVGAENLAWAGTPVLAELKAAIGHDQHVILAHDVRAGGYAELRQGALTGTTNSLFLPLGTGIAAAMVVDGSLVSGDGYAGELGHTRFVNGEAAELCACGQWGCLETVASAAALARRYGVRTGRVVDGSREVLELLAEGDPDAEAVWKEAMAALIDALVLYTTLVAPTRIAIGGGLVGAGETLLAPLREGVTARLTFQRNPEIVAAVLGEEAGCLGAALMAWDSVTAEESGEQPV
- a CDS encoding TetR family transcriptional regulator is translated as METPVESTRERLLNIAEQRFGEGGYEGTSLRAITVAAAANIAAVNYHFGSKEALLRAAVARAMAPVNTERRRRLDQLEAKGRPTAEQLIRAFVEPGLDLVLRRGERGPVVARFIGRIAFDPSQRIRELYAAESDPVEARYLAALQAALPRSAPESVAFGYVNMLGLLALHQSQALAKPPGDAVDPVDDPGKLAENLIAFLVAAFDRGLRA